The proteins below come from a single Pandoraea apista genomic window:
- the hemF gene encoding oxygen-dependent coproporphyrinogen oxidase produces the protein MTAQDAAPTPDTGAVRTYLLGLQDRIVETLERLDGKRFFADDWQRPADGALRGDGRTRVLDDGNFFERGGVNFSHVVGDKLPGSASASRPELAGRGFEALGVSLVLHPRNPYCPTVHFNVRILIATAPGELPAFWFGGGMDLTPYYPFEEDCRHFHQTCKDALDPFDKAWYPRFKAWCDEYFYLKHRQEPRGIGGIFFDDFSGGGFETGFAVMQSVGDAFLDAYVPIVERRRGMPYGERERDFQAHRRGRYVEFNLVWDRGTHFGLQSGGRTESILMSMPPIVKWHYDWKPEPDTPEAKLYTDFLVRREWV, from the coding sequence ATGACAGCGCAAGACGCCGCACCGACGCCGGATACCGGCGCGGTGCGAACTTATCTGCTCGGGCTTCAGGACCGCATTGTCGAGACGCTTGAGCGTCTCGACGGCAAACGCTTCTTTGCCGACGACTGGCAACGCCCGGCCGACGGCGCTCTGCGTGGTGACGGCCGTACCCGCGTGCTCGACGACGGCAACTTCTTCGAGCGCGGCGGCGTGAATTTCTCCCACGTGGTCGGCGATAAGCTGCCGGGCTCGGCCAGCGCCTCGCGCCCCGAACTGGCCGGGCGCGGTTTCGAAGCCCTCGGCGTCTCGCTGGTGCTGCATCCGCGCAATCCGTACTGCCCGACCGTGCACTTCAACGTGCGCATTCTGATTGCGACCGCGCCCGGCGAACTGCCCGCGTTCTGGTTCGGCGGCGGCATGGACCTCACGCCGTACTATCCGTTCGAAGAGGATTGCCGGCATTTCCACCAGACCTGCAAAGACGCGCTCGATCCTTTCGACAAGGCGTGGTACCCGCGCTTCAAGGCGTGGTGCGACGAATACTTCTATCTGAAGCACCGTCAGGAGCCGCGTGGCATTGGCGGTATCTTCTTCGACGACTTCTCCGGGGGCGGCTTCGAGACCGGCTTTGCCGTCATGCAAAGCGTGGGCGACGCGTTCCTCGACGCCTATGTGCCGATCGTCGAGCGCCGCCGCGGCATGCCATACGGCGAGCGTGAGCGCGACTTTCAGGCACACCGCCGCGGCCGCTACGTCGAATTCAATCTGGTCTGGGATCGCGGTACGCATTTTGGCCTGCAATCGGGCGGACGCACCGAGTCCATCCTGATGTCGATGCCGCCGATCGTGAAATGGCACTACGACTGGAAGCCCGAACCGGACACCCCGGAGGCGAAGCTCTATACCGACTTCCTCGTGCGCCGCGAGTGGGTGTGA
- a CDS encoding mechanosensitive ion channel family protein, whose product MFDLDKLVNDYLVPFGLKIAMAIVIWIVGGIVINVVARLVRAAMTRRAIDPTLVRYTESTLRIALRIALIISILSVCGIETTSFAALLAAAGIAIGAAWSGLLSNFASGIFLIVLRPFKTGDMISAGGVTGVVDEIGLFVTTLTTADNLRVYVGNTKVFGDNITVYDANAFRRVDLKAQLAHTVDVQDAIARLKARIAQIPNVMSTPAVDVVILEFTPAGPMLAVRPYCHNKDYWQVYFDTNQAIAEVGGIAHWPVPAPRQIFMPPPGDTGGRAMPASPAAGGAAPANPLPNAPTP is encoded by the coding sequence ATGTTTGATCTCGACAAACTGGTCAACGATTACCTGGTGCCGTTCGGCCTGAAGATCGCGATGGCCATCGTCATCTGGATTGTCGGCGGCATCGTCATCAACGTGGTTGCCCGGCTCGTACGTGCCGCCATGACCCGCCGGGCCATCGATCCCACCCTCGTTCGCTACACCGAATCGACGCTACGCATCGCCTTGCGTATCGCGTTGATCATTTCCATCCTCAGTGTCTGCGGTATCGAAACGACCTCGTTCGCCGCCCTGCTCGCCGCCGCCGGCATTGCTATCGGCGCCGCATGGTCCGGACTGCTATCCAATTTCGCCTCGGGCATCTTTCTCATCGTGCTGCGCCCGTTCAAGACCGGCGACATGATCAGTGCGGGCGGCGTGACCGGTGTGGTCGACGAGATCGGTCTGTTCGTTACTACGCTCACGACCGCCGACAATCTGCGCGTGTATGTCGGCAACACGAAGGTTTTCGGCGACAACATCACGGTGTACGACGCCAACGCCTTTCGCCGCGTCGATCTGAAGGCACAACTCGCGCACACGGTCGACGTGCAGGACGCGATTGCGCGCCTGAAGGCACGCATCGCACAGATTCCGAACGTGATGAGCACCCCCGCCGTAGACGTCGTGATTCTCGAATTCACGCCGGCCGGACCGATGCTCGCGGTGCGTCCGTACTGCCACAACAAGGATTACTGGCAGGTGTACTTCGATACCAATCAGGCGATTGCCGAGGTCGGCGGCATCGCCCACTGGCCAGTGCCCGCACCGCGCCAGATCTTCATGCCGCCGCCCGGCGACACCGGCGGCCGCGCAATGCCCGCATCGCCTGCCGCAGGCGGCGCAGCCCCGGCGAACCCGCTCCCCAACGCGCCAACGCCCTGA